TACTCAGACTAAAATTAGTTTGGGGCTTTTCAAACAGAAATTGGGTTTGGAGCTCGACCTCCATAGAGGCCTTTAAATTTCAAAgtcaaatttcatgaaaattcatattttttacattttaaaaaataataaaaaaatacaaaGATAAGTGGGGGGTGTAAGACACAtgtttgtaaattttcagaaaaaaaatacaaTGAAATGAGGGTTGTACAAAAAGATAAATCTGAGTCTTTTTAACACATGACACTATTCATCGTTGCACGGCATGATTTTATCTTTTGTGTGTAGATTGTATTTCAAGGTATTTTCTCCTAAATttttacacacatacacataacatccTCCTTTACTTGCatcttttttcagatttttttaaaaccgaaatgtttgaaatttgaattattcaaaaattTCGGTCTTCATGAAGGCCGAGCTCCAATCATCCGTTCTCCTTTTCAAAGAGGATTTCTAAGGTTGTCGGTGCAAATTACTACTAATAGTAGCTAGACGTAACAAACTAACCGTTTTGCTTTTGCCAGCCATATTTCTCGAACCAAATAACTGACAACTAATCACATGGTTTTCTGGATACACATCAACATGCATGTGGAAATTATAAATGAATAGTTGAGGTTCCATACCCTCTCATAGTACATCGGAGATACTGATGTAACAACACCCGAGACATTAAACACGAACGAAAAATGAATGGAAAACAGTAGTATACAACATATAGCAGAGGAAACGCTGAAAGTTACAATAGGGGCCGTCCAGAGCTAGACTGCTCGGTGGAAGGGCCAAGAGGTGCTCGATGCCGTTCATGCTTCACTCGCTAGAAGGGGTAACAGTTAATATCCATGGAATGACGGCTTGAGTGCAGTTGCACGGCGTTCCTAAACACAGACAGGCCTTTGAGCTTCACTTGTTCAAGAGATTCCTCATGGTTGCAGCAGACAATAAAACTGATCTGCTGGAGGGCCAAGAGGTGCTCGATGCCGACTGGTGCAGCTCCACCCCACGACGGCGCAGTGAGTTCCAGATTGAGCTCTCGTAGCTTAGGCATTGCTTCTGCCTCGAAACCCAGAAATGCCGTAACATCTTCTTCCGAGATGAATGTAAGGCGCTCCAGATTTGGGAATAATCCCTTGCTGACGATTACAGCATCTTCTTTAGGGCATGTCACGACTTCAAGAAGGAGGTAGACGAGTGATGGTAGTCCTCCAAGAACAGTAATCGCATCAGTTTCCGTCTCCGTAACAGATAATCCCAGGCTATGCAGGCAACTGAGATCACGGATCCATTTAGGAACTCCCAACATCCTCCAGCTGGTAAGGTACATTTCCTCGATAAGGGCGGGAGGATCTGAAACTGAGGCTAAAATGTCATCCTTATCATCATGATCGCCtatcatcatgagatatttgaGGTTGCGTAGCTTACAAATAGTAGAGACAAAAGCATCAAACTTCGCTGCCTTCTCCAGCAGATTGCACTCATCATCAGCAGAGTGATAAAGCTTCAGACTCCACAGATTCGTCAACTTACCAAGGCCCTCAAGAGCCTCCAGCGAACTCCTCTCCAGTTTGAAACCATCGAGTGTGCGAAGTGATTCCATGATCCCGATCCTTTCAGGTAACCCCAACATCCCATACCCACCCATTGTCAGATTAGACAAGCAGGGCAAGTGCTCTATGTCTGATGGGATGTTTCCATTTGGTACATCCAACGTATCCAAATGCACAAGCCCCCGAATTTCAGTGGGAAGCTTTGCATAGCAATAATCTGAAACCTTTAAATACCGCAGTTGAAACAATTGGCTGATAGCAATGAAGTCCAGATGTGAACTCCCAGGTAAATCTGGACATTCAAAGGATAACACACGGATATACTTGAACTGAGAAAGACAAGGTATGGACTTGCAATATCCGAGCCACACCAATGACCGAAGTTGTGATGTGCTATCTGAGACCGTCCATGGTATTGTTTCTCTTGTTGTTCCTGTGGATAACCGGCGGATCTTGTACGCGCAGACACGCAGTCTTGCCATGTCTTCAGAAGTATATGCCAGAATATTAAAATTATTTTCTGCACACTTGCTAAGGATCAAATCCAGCATCATATCATGTACTTTGCAAAATACCCCCTTGTATTCGGTTATTACAGGCTGAATCAAGCTTctattgactagctcattgaaatAACTTATCCCAACATCATGCAAATTCGTTCCATATAAATTACTGATAAAGCCTTCCGCTATCCATTTTCGGACTAGATCATCCCTCATAATCTCATAGTCTTCTGGGTACATACCAAGGTAAAGAAAACAAGTGCGGAGATGAATAGGAAGATTCATATAGCTGAGGTTCAATATACTCCTCATCTCTTTCAGTGTGGGGTTTATGGCAAACTGGGCACCCAGAGAATTCTTTATGTTCTCCCAGTCTTTCCTTGATCTTTCTTGACGACAAGCTAATAGGCTAGCTATCGTAATGATTGCAAGTGGCAGCCCGCCACACTTCTTCAGAATTTCATTTAAGACTTCTTCATAATTAGATGGACACATGTTTTCAGGCCCAAATACTCTGTTCATGAATAACCTTCTTGAATCTTCAGAGCCAAGGGGCTTCATTCTGTAAATGTTCTCACGGTGATAAGAACATGTTGAGATTGCAACGTCTTCCACTCGTGTGGTTACTATTACTCTACTCCCGTTACCATTTTCTGGAAAGGCATGTCTTATAATATTCCATGCTTCTTGATCCCACAAGTCATCGACTATAATAAAATACCTATTGAATATGGTGTTATATGCATTAAAAGACAACTAAAAATGTTGCAGGTAAAAGCATCAACACAATTAAATGAACTTGGGGAAAACATAAACTGAAAAGACACTGTGATTTTTTACGGTGAAACTGAAAGCAAATGTCATTCTTAAAGATACATTAGACATATTTATGTTATATTCGACACAAAATAAAACAATAATCGCTTGGGGTGCTCAAATTTAGCTATCAAAATAGTGGGTGTTACATATATTTTTCCATGAAAACAGATTATTGCCAATTTTCCGTAACAAGTCGTTTTGGTGCTTTATGGTGACACATCCATAACTGAGAGCTATCAACATGGTACAAACAATAATCGTATCCTCCTGGGTCGCCCCCGCACGGCGACCAGGGGGAAAACCTAGGCCGCCGCCGCCAGGTCCTCCACCCCTTTCCCCTCCCTCGCGagtgccacgaggctcggccggacAAAGCCTGACCGGAGCCGGCGCCGGTGGGGATTTATTTGTTCCCCCGCGGACTGAGGGTCGGCGCGGCGTCGCCCTTACTGGCGTGGGCGCGGTGCGGACGCGGGCGTCGTAGTGCGGCTGCGAGATGGTGCTGGTGGGTGCCGGCGTGCTGACCGGGCTTCGGGCGACGGGTTGGATGGAGGCGCGTGCGGGGGTACCGGTGGTGGCGGGGGTTTGTCCTGCGGACGCCTCTCGCGACGAGGGCCATGGGCGTTGTGGGTTGGCTACTTCTGCTCCATTCCAGCGTGGTGGAGTCTCCGACGTGGTGGTGGCTTCGGTGAGCTGGCTTGTGGCGGCTTGGTCCGACGTGGTCACGTGGCTGCGGGTGTGCAGGGCCCCCTGCTCTGGCGGCCGGTGCCTGATCCGGCCGTTGTTCTTTGCCTTGATTGGTGTGCTTCTCTCCCGCGGGTTCCTAGAGGTGCCGGTGTGGTCGCGGATGAAGCTGATGGAGGAGATCCagattgggggaaaccccttggttggtCCCGGTCGCGCCGAGACGACGCTCAAGGGCACCGCTATTCTTTTTAGAGATGTCGGTCTACATCTGCTCCTCCACTTTCCACCTCCCTGCCTCTCGGGTGAtaaccctaactccggtgggcaTCCATGACcccgtgaccttcctgaaggcgtcgccttgagggctgagtggtggtggccACTGTATGGGTTCTTGACAgttggtggtggtgggcactgcttcgggggaaatcctaggatctggtcttccagatcggacgacgACGGTACTGCGGTGTCGTTTCTCTCTTggaagcatcgtttgtggagcagcatTGAATGACAGAGGCTAGAGGTCGAGCGTCTTTGTCTTGCATGAAGTTTTGGTGAagttgtcaagtcatgcctgactgacaggtgctacgctgagtcatgtcTGGTTGTCAGGTGCTATGCACGacagttcttccagaatcttTGCGTCTGAacggatgagcgcagggcggtggcgtCGTTGGacgtcgtggtggcgtcgacggatgtttggattggcaaggatgatgcggatctctctcctgaagatgggtcaatgtgccgatgatgatggcggcttctaaaaCGTATGTGTGCGCTTTAGGTCTGTTGACCAGTTGTTGGtctcgatacgttatgtggatg
This genomic stretch from Hordeum vulgare subsp. vulgare chromosome 6H, MorexV3_pseudomolecules_assembly, whole genome shotgun sequence harbors:
- the LOC123403744 gene encoding disease resistance protein RGA5-like — protein: MPTTIVTAATGVMNPLIGKLTKLMGDEYKKLKGVRKEVAFLRDELSAMNAALEKLEFMENVEPNTKNWRDHVREMSYDMENCIDDFMQDIGGADANASAGFMKRMSRRLKTLRVGHRIAGQIEDLKALALEVNERRIRYKIDNCNGPVNIDPRISVIYRDAVGVVGTDGPKKEVLSLLTDTEKKLKVVSIVGFGGLGKTTLANQVYDDLEGQFECNAFIPVSQKPDMARLLNSLRLKIGINESSGICKMEDIIGQLREHLANKRMKPLGSEDSRRLFMNRVFGPENMCPSNYEEVLNEILKKCGGLPLAIITIASLLACRQERSRKDWENIKNSLGAQFAINPTLKEMRSILNLSYMNLPIHLRTCFLYLGMYPEDYEIMRDDLVRKWIAEGFISNLYGTNLHDVGISYFNELVNRSLIQPVITEYKGVFCKVHDMMLDLILSKCAENNFNILAYTSEDMARLRVCAYKIRRLSTGTTRETIPWTVSDSTSQLRSLVWLGYCKSIPCLSQFKYIRVLSFECPDLPGSSHLDFIAISQLFQLRYLKVSDYCYAKLPTEIRGLVHLDTLDVPNGNIPSDIEHLPCLSNLTMGGYGMLGLPERIGIMESLRTLDGFKLERSSLEALEGLGKLTNLWSLKLYHSADDECNLLEKAAKFDAFVSTICKLRNLKYLMMIGDHDDKDDILASVSDPPALIEEMYLTSWRMLGVPKWIRDLSCLHSLGLSVTETETDAITVLGGLPSLVYLLLEVVTCPKEDAVIVSKGLFPNLERLTFISEEDVTAFLGFEAEAMPKLRELNLELTAPSWGGAAPVGIEHLLALQQISFIVCCNHEESLEQVKLKGLSVFRNAVQLHSSRHSMDINCYPF